The Streptomyces sp. NBC_01439 genome contains the following window.
ATCCGGTCCACGATCCGGCCGCCCGCCGGGGACAGGACGGCGGCGGTCCCGAAGCCGATCGTGGTCGTCAGTCCCAACACGGCCGGGGATACGCCGAGTTCGCTCACCAGGCGCGGGCCCAGCGCCCCGAGGAGGAAGAGCTGGAGCATCGAGAACGCCATCGCACAGGTGAGCAGCGCGGTCAACTGCCGCCCCGCCGCACCGTCCTTCTCCGCCGGCGATGCGGTCGCCGTCCCCTCCGCCGTCACGAAGTCTCCCTTTCCCAGACGTTGAACTCTTCGACCGAGCGGGTAGGCAGTCGGATGGAGCGGCGGGCAGGTTCCCCGCCCCTGCTGTGCCCTGCACCACACGAGGCGGGCGGCCCGGCCATGACGGGCCGGGACGCGGAACTTGTCCGGAAGTGCGCACCCTGATGTGCGGCTCGGGAGGCCGGTGCAAGGATGATCCCTCGATGAACCCGGTCCGCTGTTTCCGCGCCCTGAGGGCTGCGATGTTCGCAGCCCTCTGTGTGCTGCTCGCGGCGACCGGACACCTGCTCATGTCGGGTGCGGCAGTGCCTTGGTGGGCCCTGTCCGTCGCCTTCCCGGGCACGGCGGCGACGGCTTGGGCCCTCGCGGGACGTGAACGCGGGCTGCTCGCCGTGACGACGGCGGCCGTCGCCGTCCAGGCGGTGCTCCACACCGGTTTCTCCCTGGCCCAGTCCCTCGTCGGACCGGCCGCGCCGACCGGATCAGGGCAGATGGCGGCGATGTCGCCGATGGTGCGGATGTCGCAGCCGACCGGCGCCGGGATGCCGCACGCCCCGGCCCACCTGCACCACGCCCTGCCCGGGACGGCGGACGCCGTGACCGGTGCGACCGGCGGGTCGCTGCCGGGTGGTGTGCACGAGGCGGCCGCCATGTCTCCGTTCGGCATGCTGGCCGCCCACCTGCTGGCCGCCGTGGTGTGCGGGCTGTGGCTCGCCCATGGCGAGAGGGCCGTCTTCCGCGTGGTGCGCGCCGTCGCGGGACGCTTCTGGACGCCGCTGCGCCTGCTGCTCCGTACGGCCGTGCCCGCGTACCGGCCGCCCGTCCAGATCCGCCGCCGGCGCCACCACCGCGCGCCGCGCCGGCTCTTCCTCGTCCACGCCATCACCTCACGGGGTCCGCCGGCGGGAACCGCTGTCCTCTGACAGCTGGTTCCCCGAGCCGCGCCCGCGACCGCTCTCGCACCCGTACCCCGCGCCTCGGGCCTCGGCCGTGCCTTCTGCCGGCCGGACTCCTCACCGGCCCGCCGTTTGCGGCGCCGGACTCCCCTTGCCCGTAAGGACCTTGTGGCAATGACTGCTGCCCTGACGACCCCCTCCTGTACCACCGGCGACCGGCCGGCCAGGCGCACCCCCGACTCCGACGCGGCGGTGACCCGGCTGGCGCTGGACGCCCGCGACGGGGATCCCGTGAAGACCGACCGGTTCGTGCGCGCGCTCCACCGCGACGTCTGGCGCTACGTGGCCTACCTCAGCGCCGACACCCAGGCGGCCGACGACCTCACCCAGGACGTCTTCCTCCGTGCGCTGGCGAGCCTGCACCGGTTCGAGGGCCGTTCCTCCGCGCGCACGTGGTTGCTGTCCATAGCCCGCCGCACGGTCGTGGACAGCCTGCGCCACGCGGCCGCCCGTCCCAGACTCTCGGACCGCTGCGACTGGCAGGCGGCCGCCGAGCAGACCCAGCCGTACGACGTACCGGGATTCGAGGACGGGATCGCCCTGGCGGAACTGCTCGCCGTGATCCCGGCCGAGCGCCGGGAGGCCCTGGTGCTGACCCAGTTGCTGGGCCTGTCCTACGCCGAGGCGGCGACGGCCGTCGGCTGCCCGATCGGTACGGTCCGCTCCCGCGTCGCCCGTGCCCGTACCTCCCTGATCGCACTCCTGACGGACACCCACGCGGCCGAGCCGGCTCCCGAGCCGCAGGGGCCACCGCCGGCTCCGCGGCCCGACCGGGCCCCGGAGCGGATGCTGGCGACGGCCGCGGCCCTCGCCTGATCCTTCGAACGGGCCGACGGGAGGGCTGCGGGCGTCGTGCGCCCGCAGCCCTCCCGCGTCGACTCCGTGGGGACACTCCCTCGGACGGGAGGACCGTCCCGGTACCGAGCTTCCGCGGGGAGCCGCCGGGCGGGACGGCGCCCGCGCCCGAGCCGCTGCAGCGGACCCCGTTCCCTGCGCCGGTCCGGTCCTCCGGGACGCCGCTGTCGTGCGACCTGCCGGCCGGGGTGGTGGGGAGCGGACCGACGCACGGCCCGCCCTGCCAATGCCGCCGGGCGCGTCGAAGACCGCCGACGGTCCGGTACTGGAGGCCGCGCCACCCCTGCACGACGAACAGGGCACCTCCGTACGGCAGTTGGAGCGGACGGCCCCGTACGGCGGCCGGTGGGTCGCAGCGCGGTCGCGTACGAGGCGATGAGCTCCGTGCCCGAGCAGTGGATCCCCTTCGTCACGCTCCCGCGCCGGCGGCGAGCGGGGCTGGACCCGGCGGCGGAACCGGCGGCGGGCCACCTGCGTGAAGAGGGAAGGGGCCCCCAGCCCGGCGGCTCCCGGCTGACGGGGGCCTACAACCGCGCCCGGGGCCGGGACGGCCCGGTGGTCGTCCGAAGCACCCCGCGCCACGGCCCGGGGTGCGGAGCTCACATGCGGGACTCGGGGTGCGGGGCTCGAGACATCGGGAAGCCGCGAGCGGTCTGGCTTTTGACCACCTCGTGGACACCCCTGACGCCTGATCCGGGTTCCGTACCCGGGCCGGCGCGCACGCGGGCACGGCCGTACGGCACCCGGGCATGACGGGGCACGGCGGCGCCACCCGGGCGAACGTCCGGGCGCGCCGCAAGATACCAGCCTTCCGCAGAGTCGCCAGGATGTTTATCCGATGGTGATGTCCTCCGGCCTCGACGCCGCGCCCGGCACTAGCGTCCCGTGACACCCCGGGAATGCGGGTGCGCTCCGCACTGCATGTGCGGCCCCTCCTGCCCCGCCACCCCCTCCCGGCCCTTGGAGCGAGGAGGCACAGTGCCGTCATTGCGGCGGAGATCCATCAGCAGCTTGTCGTTGGCCACGCGATACACGATCGGAAGCGGCCTGGTCATCACCGCCCTTGCGCTCACCCTGATCGCACTTCTCATACCTGTGGACAGTTTCGGCAGCCGACCCGCGGCCGCCGTGGCGGGCCCGGCGGGTCCGACCGGCGCCGACGACGACGGCGGCGGAACGTTGAGCACGGCCTTCGGGCCATTGACCGCCGCGGACCGTGACTTCATCCGCAAGGTCCGGCTCGCCGGGCTCTGGGAGTTG
Protein-coding sequences here:
- a CDS encoding sigma-70 family RNA polymerase sigma factor, coding for MTAALTTPSCTTGDRPARRTPDSDAAVTRLALDARDGDPVKTDRFVRALHRDVWRYVAYLSADTQAADDLTQDVFLRALASLHRFEGRSSARTWLLSIARRTVVDSLRHAAARPRLSDRCDWQAAAEQTQPYDVPGFEDGIALAELLAVIPAERREALVLTQLLGLSYAEAATAVGCPIGTVRSRVARARTSLIALLTDTHAAEPAPEPQGPPPAPRPDRAPERMLATAAALA